The following are encoded together in the Lucilia cuprina isolate Lc7/37 unplaced genomic scaffold, ASM2204524v1 Scaffold_7694, whole genome shotgun sequence genome:
- the LOC124421245 gene encoding peptide transporter family 1-like yields the protein ILALYLRDDLYFSESLSTIVLHIFNFFGQFCPIFGAILADSYIGNVRTITGFYFLYAFGWILLVLTALPYMGISLVFLVSISLLFIVIGNGFSKACLTSLGAEYFSLYYFVYY from the exons CTATATTGGCGTTATACCTACGCGACGATTTGTATTTCAGCGAAAGTTTATCAACAATtgttttgcatattttcaatttctttggTCAATTTTGCCCTATATTTGGAGCTATACTAGCCGATAGCTATATAGGCAATGTACGGACTATAACgggattttattttctttatgcaTTTGGTTGGATTTTGTTGGTATTGACGGCACTGCCTTATATGGGTATATCATTGGT CTTCCTAGTTTCTATTTCTTTACTCTTCATAGTCATTGGTAATGGTTTTTCTAAAGCTTGTCTTACCTCTTTGGGTGCAGAATATTTTAGTCTCTACTATTTTGTGTATTAT